A stretch of the Nyctibius grandis isolate bNycGra1 chromosome 13, bNycGra1.pri, whole genome shotgun sequence genome encodes the following:
- the LOC137669756 gene encoding voltage-gated potassium channel KCNC1-like gives MEGSKEKIILNIGGVRYETYSSTLRTFPGTKLCSLTEPHAPSTYDYDPTTKEFFFDRSAEIFSYVLNYYRTKCFHCPIDTCRSVLEEELAFWEINETQLAPCCWLKLNNKEVQPEEFHVWDENEQTDDQCLIVQTERRDVSWRTRWQPKIWSIFEKPFSSFSAKCLAFVSLLFIVGIVIIFCEETKAQFEFFTANFTSVGSSEVSHDDHEAYYHQAAYLLHLELVCVLWFTFEFSVRLCFCPDKKLFFQNPLNVVDFLSLFPVYIELFVAGQIQRMPSLGLWLGFVRIVYLLKLLKISKLIETPLILRVLCYTLKSVLREICILMMILAFETLFFGSLFFYGELLGSHPSYTGELHFTDILVCFWWALITLTTVGYGDVIPFTTAGQVTAALAAVFGMLTIIIPIPIFLVKFKSYYDIAIFKQKLKRSKKY, from the exons ATGGAAGGCTCCAAGGAAAAAATCATCCTGAATATTGGGGGAGTCAGATATGAGACATACAGCAGCACCCTCCGGACCTTCCCAGGGACCAAGCTGTGCAGCCTAACAGAGCCCCATGCCCCAAGCACCTACGACTATGATCCCACCACCAAAGAGTTCTTTTTTGATCGGAGTGCTGAGATCTTCAGCTACGTGTTGAACTATTATAGGACCAAATGTTTCCACTGCCCCATTGATACCTGTAGGTCAGTCTTAGAAGAAGAGCTGGCTTTCTGGGAAATAAATGAGACACAGCTAgcaccctgctgctggctgaaaCTGAATAACAAAGAGGTGCAGCCAGAGGAGTTTCACGTTTGGGATGAGAACGAACAGACTGATGACCAGTGCCTCATAGTCCAGACAGAAAGAAGGGATGTCAGCTGGCGAACCAGATGGCAGCCAAAGATTTGGTCTATATTTGAAAAACCCTTTTCCTCGTTCAGTGCTAAG TGCTtggcttttgtttctctgctgttcaTCGTTGGAATTGTCATCATATTCTGTGAGGAGACCAAGGCACAGTTTGAGTTCTTTACTGCTAACTTCACCTCTGTCGGCTCTTCTGAGGTCTCCCACGACGACCATGAAGCCTATTACCACCAGGCTGCCTACTTGCTTCATCTGGAGCTTGTCTGTGTCCTCTGGTTTACTTTTGAGTTCTCTGTGCGACTTTGTTTCTGCCCAGACAAGAAGTTGTTCTTCCAAAATCCCCTGAACGTGGTTGacttcctctccctcttcccagtTTATATTGAACTCTTTGTTGCTGGGCAGATTCAGAGAATGCCAAGCCTGGGGCTTTGGTTGGGCTTTGTTCGCATTGTCTATCTCCTCAAACTCCTGAAGATATCCAAGTTGATAGAAACACCACTGATCCTCAGGGTTCTGTGCTACACCCTCAAGTCTGTCCTTAGAGAGATTTGCATCCTGATGATGATTTTGGCCTTTGAGACCCTCTTCTTTGGCTCTCTCTTTTTCTATGGGGAGTTGCTGGGTAGCCATCCCTCCTACACAGGGGAGCTGCACTTCACCGACATTCTTGTTTGCTTCTGGTGGGCTTTGATCACACTCACTACAGTGGGCTACGGAGATGTTATCCCTTTCACCACAGCCGGCCAAGTGACGGCAGCCTTAGCTGCGGTATTCGGCATGTTAACTATTATCATCCCAATACCCATTTTCCTGGTGAAATTTAAAAGCTATTACGACATTGCTATCTtcaaacagaagctgaaaaggaGCAAGAAATATTAA